The nucleotide window CAAGCGTATAAGTCCGGACAAAAACGGGCGCGCGGCGCGATGTCGCCGCGCGCCCGATTCGTTCCGCCCGTCGTTCGAAAAAATCCTTGCAATCCCGTCTCCACTCCGGCTAATGACATCCGGCGGCCGTGAGCGCCGAATGCCATTATTCCGGATGAATTCCATGGAAGAAATATTAAACAAAGCGAACGAACTCGGCCTGATGATCCGCGGCACCGATCTGTACAGGCGCTACGAGGAGCTCTCCGTAAAAATGGACGCAGATGATGCCGCGAAGAAGCTCCTCGAGGAATACGCGCGTGTAAGCGAGGAGCTCTATGTTAAAGAGTCATCGGGCGGTCCGATCGAGGTCGATGAAAAAAAAGGATTCCAGGAACTTACGGAAAAAGTCTCACAGAACCAGCTTATAAAAGAATACATCGCAACGCAGAGCTATTTTCTCAACCTGATGATGCAGATACAGAAGATCATCAGCGAGCCCGTGGGCGAGCCGGTCGAACAGGCCCGCATCATCAAGCCGAATTCCGGCGGCAAGATCATCACAGATTTTTAGCGGCCGGAGAAGCTCGCGTATCTCCCGCCTCCCCCGGAACTTTTCGTATTTTTTTCATTCATCCCCGCCCGATTCCCGGAAATTGTTGATTTTTAATCACGCGCCGGGCGTATTAATACCAGAACGTACCATCGAGCAGCAATACAGGAGCGACCATGTCCCCGTATCTGATAATCGCCGTGTTCGCGATACTTGTCATCAATCTCATACTTCTGTTGTTCGTCCTCGTCCGGGGGGGACAGCAGGGCGGAGCGTACATCGAGCAGAGACTCGCCGCGCTCGAGAAAAACCAGGAGCGCGCCGAGCAGGGAATAAAAGAAGAAATTGCGCGCGGCAGGATGGAGGCCGCCGCCAGCGCGCGTCTGGGCAGGGAGGAGGCCTCGGGTTCCCTGCGGCTCTTCAGCGACTCGCTCCTTGCGCGCATGAGTGAGATCGCCGGTCTGCAGAAAAACCAGCTCGACACCTTCTCGCAGCAGCTTGCCACGCTTACCGCGGCCAACGAGACCAGGCTCGAGCGAATGCGCGCCACGGTTGAGGAGCGCCTCGGGTCGCTGCAGGACGATAATACCCGCAAACTGGAACAGATGCGCGCGACGGTGGACGAAAAGCTCCAGTCGACGCTCGAGAAGCGCCTGGGCGAATCGTTCAAGCTGGTGAGCGACCGGCTGGAACAGGTATACAGGGGGCTGGGTGAGATGCAGGTTCTGGCCTCGAACGTCGGTGACCTCAGGAAGATGCTGACCAACGTCAAATCCCGGGGGACATGGGGCGAGATTCAGCTCGGAGCGTTACTCGACCAGATACTCACGGCCGAGCAGTACGAGTCCAACGTTGCGACAAAACGAGGCAGCCGCGAGCGGGTCGAGTTCGCCATTAAGCTTCCGGGCCGCGGCGAGGACGAATCCGGGCCGGTCTGGCTTCCCATAGACGCCAAGTTTCCACAAGAGGATTACCAGCGTTTAATTGAAGCCCAGGACCAGGCGAATGCCCGGGCCGCGGAGGAGGCCGCGAAGGGACTCGAATTGCGGATAAAGGCGTCCGCGAAGGACATCAGGGAGAAGTACCTCAACCCTCCCGAGACCACGGATTTCGGGATCATGTACCTGCCCACCGAGGGGCTCTACGCGGAGGTAATACGCAGGAGCGGTCTTACCGAAACCCTGCAGCGCGACTACCGTGTTGTCGTGGCGGGGCCCACCACGCTCGCCGCGCTCCTGAACAGCCTGCAGATGGGGTTCCGCACCCTCGCCATCGAGAAACGCTCGAGCGAGGTATGGGCGCTCCTCGGGGCGGTCAAGCTGGAGTTCGGCAGGTTCGGCGACATCCTGGACAGGACGCAGCAGAAGCTCCGCGAGGCGAGCAATACGATAGAGGACGCGGCGCGGAAATCGCGTACCATCGAGCGCAAGCTTAAAAAGGTACAGGAGATGCCCGTCCTCGAGACCGCCGGGTTGCTGGCCGAGGACGACGAGGGCGAGGGAGCGTGAGGGATAAAATCCCCCCGCCTCCCTTCGACGAGCTCAGGACAAGCCGGCGCGCCACTTTTAGTAAAGTGGGCTCCTGTTTGATGGGCTAAATGAAAATTCTGTATTGGACCAGCCGACCAGTTCCATGAATAAGGCTCCCCTTCAGCAAAGGGGAGCTGCCGGGGGCTGAGGGGATTCCACATCGACAAGGAGAACAGCATGACCATACCGCGCGTATTGACCATAGCGGGTTCCGACTCCGGCGGCGGCGCCGGCATACAGGCCGACATCAAGACCATTACCGTGCTTGGCGGCTTCGGTATGACGGTTATCACCGCCCTCACCGCGCAGAATACGACGGGAGTGCAGGGCGTGCTCGACATCCCAGTTGAATTTATCGAGCGGCAGTTCGATTCGGTGCTTTCGGACATCGGCGCCGATGCCGCCAAGACGGGTATGCTCTCCTCGTCGGAGATCATCAAGGCCGTGGTGAGCAAGATCAGGGAATACGGCATCGACCGCCTGGTCGTGGATCCGGTCATGGTCGCCAAGGGCGGCGCGCACCTGTTGCGCGACGAAGCGCGTGAGAGCCTGATGAGGGACCTTCTGCCGCTCGCGCTCGTGGCCACCCCTAACGTCCCCGAAGCAACGGCACTGTGCGGCCACCCGATCGAGTCGGTGGACGACATGAAAAAGGCCGCACGCAAGATTCGCGACATGGGGGCTCGAAACGTCGTGGTGAAGGGCGGCCACTTGGACGGCGATGCGATCGACATCCTCTTCGATGGAAAGGACTTCCACACGTTCAGCGTCGAACGCGTTGTGACCGGGGATACACACGGCACCGGATGCACCTATTCCGCCGCAATAGCGACGGCCCTGGCGCGCGGTGAAGAGGTGTACGGAGCGGTCGAAAGCGCCAAGCGATACATCACCGCGGCGATCCGGAATTCGCTGCGGCTGGGCAGCGGGCACGGTCCGACGAACCATCTGTCGCCCATTTTATCCTGATTTCGGCTCTTTGTCTTGGCCCGGCCCTATATCGGCAAGGCGGTTGATCCGCTCGAGCAGTCTTCCCGCAAGCGTTTCCTCCTCTGCGAGAACAAGCGAGAGCGCGCCTCGCGGGCACAATTCCACACAGCGGCCGCATCCCTTGCAGTCCGGTCCCATGACCGGTTTGCCGTTTTCCATCCGTATCGCCGCCACAAAGCACCGTTCGGCGCAGATGCCGCAGCCGTCGCAGGACGCGGCATCGAGCGTGATCGATATCCCGGGAAGCCGCCGGTAGGCCCTGTCGAGGTTCGGTCCGCGCCGCTTCATGTGCGTTCGGTAAAGGCAGCAGCAGTCGTCGCAGAAACAGATGAACATCAGCCGGTTGAAGGGAGTGAGCATGAAGGCCAGCGGGTCGATCCACACGTGGGCCACGTTGGCCACCAGCCCGGCGTCGGCTGCATTTTTAACGTGCCCGAAGGCCTCGTCGATAGTGGCCCGGTGTCCGTGCGAGGGATGCATCCGGCCGACGGCGCTGCCGAGAGCCATGCATCCGATGGTTTTCGGATGGTTTGCGCAGTCGAGTTTTCCGCGGCATATGCATTCGTCAAGGATAAATATCTCGGAAGCCCCGCGTATCACGCGCTCCACGAGGCGGCGGGGAAGGGGTGCGCTGTCGGGAGCGGGGAGCGATACGTTGATCGGTATGGCCGTTACCTCGTTATGCGGATATGCGAAAAACGGATTGATAATCCATTTGAAAACTGGGAAGGCGCTCAGGCGCTTTGCCGCAACGATGATCGGCCATGACAGCCAGACAGCGGTTTTAACGAATCGTCGTCCGGGGCCGTAGCGGAACGGGTTCATGCTCGCCTCCTCATCGGTCAATTACTCCCTTTTTCAGCGGGAGCCACCAGGTAAAGCCGAAGAGCATCGTCTTGATCACCGTAGTACGCGCGCTGATTCCTTTCGGCAGCGCTATACGCTTAGCGTGGGGTATCTCGCTGGCATGCAGGACCAGGAGGCCGATAAGCACCGCGCCGATCAGGGCGGTGTTCGGAATAAAATAAAAACCCGTCAGAACGATCAAATAGAGGCCGATTGCGCCGGCCATGAGCATGTACCAGAAGGGCTTTTTGTTGAACATGGTCATCTCCTATTCGAAATTAATGCGTTCCCGTATGCGGCCGACGATCTCGTCGATCGCCGCGTTGACGTCGTTGATGCTGATCCGCGTGGCCCCGGACGGACACACCGCATCGCAGCGCCCGCAGGCCTTGCAGAGCGCCGTGTCGTGCGCCGGGAAACCACCGCTCATCGAGATCGCACCCATAAAGCACTCGGTGACGCATGTCCCGCAACGCGTGCACAGGGACCGGTCGACCGAGATGCCGACGCCCTTCAGGGGCACAAGCGACGCCGAGGCGGTCGCCGGAAAATATTTTCCGGAATTGAGGATGGTGCAGCAGCAGCGGCAGCAATGGCAGATGGTGAGAAGCTTCCCCCGGTCGCGGACGCCCCAGATGAAATTATCGATCTTTACTCGGCCGGTCATCGGGATGAGGCCGTCGCGCAATGTCGCGTGCAGGTGGTCGATCGCTTCATCGACCGATACATGCCTGGCGATGCGTTCATCGATCTCCCTGGCGCCCTCCCCCAGCAGGGTGCAGCCCATCCCGACCGGATGCGCATCGCACTGACGCGCGTCGCGGCAGGTGCACTTGTTGATGATGACGCGGTGTGCCGAGCGGCGAATGAGCTCCTCCACTACGGCGACCGGAAGCGGGGTGCTCCCCGGGGGCGTGAGCGTTTCGTTGATCGGGATGTAGCTGACGTTAAAATTTCTGCCGCTGAAGAGAGGAAGCGTAAGGCGAGCGATAAGCCCTCCGACGACCGGCCAGGTCGTGGCCTTTGCGCTCATCCAGGTGATCGGCCATATCTTCGCCAGCACCGGGAGCCACCATGCGGGTCGTTGTGACATCTGAATCCTCCTTAATTAAACAGTACGGTGCCGCAATTCAGGCGTTCGATTTTCCCCGGCCTTTCCCGACCGCCGGGGACCCGCCGCGCGTCCTTGCGGCCGCGTGGATCGCCTCGTACATCTTTTCGTACTCGACCGACGCGTCGCTCCATGAGTAGCTGAATTCCATCGCGTTTCGCTGGAGCGCCTTCCACGATCGCGTATTGTGAAAACAGCGGATAACATAGCGAATCTTCTCGTACAGTGCCTTCTCCGTCAGCTCGGCGAATTTGAAGCCGTTTCCGCGCAGGCTTTTATCGTCCCATTCGACCACGGTGTCGTCGAGCCCCCCGGTCGCGCGCACGACCGGAATGGTCCCGTACCGCATGCTGTACATCTGGTTGAGCCCGCACGGCTCGTAGCGCGACGGCATGAGGTAGATGTCGAGCCCCGCCTCAATGAGGTGCGACAGTCCCTCGTCGTATCCGCGGAAAAGGCCCACGCGGCCCGGAAAAAGGCGCTTGAGCTCCGCGAACCTGTCGAGTATCCAGTCATCTCCCTGGCCGAGAAGGACGAACTGCAGATTTTCGTCGGCGAGCAGCGGACGAAGCGTGTCGGCGAGCACGTCCATGCCCTTTTGATAGGTGACGCGGGAGATGGTTCCCGCCAGGGCGGCCGCCGGGTCGATATCGATCCCCATTTTTTGCTGAAGCGCTTCCCGGCACGCCCATTTGCCATCGATCGTTTTCCGGGAATAGCGTGCGGGGATGAACGGGTCGGTCTCGGGATTCCACCTCGAGTAATCGACGCCGTTGGTGATACCGCGAAAACGGCCCTTAACCTTTTGAAAAACGTCCGTCAGATCGTAACCGAAATCGGGCGTTGAAAGCTCGTCGGCATACTTTCTGCTTACGGTCGTGACCGCGTCGGCGAAGAGCACGCCGCCTTTTAAAAAATTCATCTGGTTGAAGAACTCGAGCCCGTCATCGGTAAAAAGGCCCGGATCGAGCCGGGTGAGATGAAAGTGTTCGGCCGGAAAGACGCCCTGGTAGCCGGCGTTGTGTACGGTCATTACGGTGGCGCTTTTATCAAAAAAAGGATCGTTCTTATACAGTGTTTTATGGTAAACGGGGATCAGTCCCGTCTGCCAGTCGTTGCAGTGGATGATGTCGGGGACAAAACCGATGTCTTTAAGCGCCCGCATAACGCCGCGGCAGAAGAAAATGAAACGCTCGGCGTTGTCGGCGTATGCGGTGTGCCCGTCATCGTACAACCCGTCCCGCCCGAAATAGAATTCGTGTTCGATGAAGTATACGGGGACTTCGGGGATATGGCGTGACTCGAGTACCGCCGCCCACTTCTCGCCGCCGCCCAGGGGAACGCCGAGAGGCCCCCCGACAACGCGAAGCCCGTAGCGTTCCCGGTCCACAACATAATAGCGCGGCATGATGATCCGAACGTCGTGGCCACGGCGCGCGAGCGCCACCGGCAGGGCGTTGGAGACATCGGCGAGCCCGCCTGTCTTGGCGAAGGGATAGGCCTCGGATGTCGCGAACGCGATTTTCATGCGGGCTCAATCAGCGGCGGCAGATAGTCGTCCGGGGGTTCGTGGCCCAGAAAGCAAAGGAGTGTCGCCGCGACATTGGCCAGTCCGGGCGGCTCGGAAAAGGCGCGCATACGGTATTCGCCGGCGAAGGATGGGTCGTATACGATAAAGGGGACCGGGTTCAGCGTATGGGACGTCTTGTTGAGGGAACGCCCTGTTATTTTATCGGTCTTTATAGAGCCATCCGCCGCAAGCTCGTACATCTGGTCGATATTGCCGTGATCCGCGGTGATGAGCGCGAACCCCCCGCGCGCGGCGATTGCCGGCAGCAGCCTCGCGATGCACAAATCAACCGTTTCCGCCGCGATTACCGAGGAGTGAAAGTTGCCCGTGTGTCCCACCATGTCGCCGTTGGCGAAATTGAGCCGCAGAAAATCATAGCGGCCGCTTTTAAGGGCGCCGAGCATCGAGTCGGTTATTTCCGCCGCTTTCATCCATGGGCGCTGGTCGAACTGTACCCTGTCGGAAGGTATCTCCTCGTAGGTTTCAGTGTTCTCATCGAAGCGACCGCTGCGGTTGCCGTTCCAGAAATAAGTGACATGGCCGAATTTCTGCGTTTCCGAGACCGCGTACTGACGGCGGCCCGCGAGCGCCAGGTATTCGCTGATGGAGCTATCGATCGACGGCGGCCGGACCAGGTAATTGTGAGGAATTTTCAAGTCGCCGTCGTACTCCATCATCCCGGCGAATATGACGTCCGGACGGCGCATGCGGTCGAATGAATTAAAAGTCCCCTCGTCGAAGGCGCGGGACAACTGTATCGCCCGGTCCCCCCTGAAGTTGAACAGTATCACCGAATCTCCGTCCATCACGGGGCCCACCGGGGTGCCGGTGCCATCGGCAATGGTGAAGGCGGGAAGGTACTGGTCGGCTATTCCCGTTTCTTCTGCGCGAAAGGTCTCGATCGCCTCGCGCGCGGATTTGAATTTCCGCGCGCGTCCAAGAACGTGCGCTTCCCAGCCCCTTTGCACAATGCTCCAGTCCGCCTCGTAGCGGTCCATGGTGGTTACCATCCGTCCGCCGCCCGATGCGATTCGGTAGTCGTTTCCGTCCCGCACAAAGCCGGCCAGAAACTCCTCCAGCCGGTCGATGTAAATGAGCGCGGAGGTCTCGGGAACGTCGCGTCCGTCGAGCAGAATATGCACGCGGACACGGCGCACTCCGTCGCGGTGACAGGCGGAAACGAGCGCGAAGAGCTGGTCGATATGCGAATGGACGTTGCCGTCTGAAAGGAGCCCGATGAGATGAAGCGCGGCCCCTGTTGATGACGGGCGCGATACGAGGCGCCGCCAGAGGTCCGAAGCGAAAAGCGAACCCGAAGCGACCGCCGCGTTGACGAGCTTGGCGCCCTGGTCGAAGATCCTTCCCGCGCCGAGCGCGTTATGGCCGACCTCGGAGTTGCCCATGTCGTCGTCGCCGGGAAGCCCCACGGCATTGCCGTGGGCCATGAGCGTGGTCGCCATACCGCCGGCAATGAGGCGGTCAAGGCAGGGAGTCCGCGCGGCGAAGAACGCGTTCGTATGGTCCTGGCGGCCGATGCCGATGCCGTCCATGATAATGAGGACAACGGGGCCGTTTCTTGTCAGCCATGTGGATGGTTTGAGCTTTTTCATTCCAGCAATGCATCCATGCCGGTATCGCCCGGGGACGGTGACGTGCCGACAGAAAGATATCTAACAGATCGAGGTGAAGCTGTCCACCGAATTTTTCGACAGGCCTCGTGCAGTCGTTGCGGTGGCGGGAAGAGGCGTTTACGGCACTTACAGATAACGCTCGGCGAACTCTTCGGTCGATAGCAGGGGGACGTAATCGCGCGAAAACACCTTTTCGATCAGCATATGGACGCGCGCATTCATTCCATAAAGAATGAAATGCAGCCTGGCCTCGTCGGCGATCTTGAGCATGGACAATAGAGCGGCCATGCAGGCGGAATTGAGGTTGTCGACCCCCGCCAGGTCTATTGCAACGAGGTCGGGTGCCTCCTCGACGGAATGGCGCATCGCCGTCAGGAGCTTCGACTCGTCGTGATATTCAAAAATTCCGGAAAGATGGATTATCGCGACCTTTCTGCCGGTGCTTCGGGTTATTTCCATTTCGTTCCTCTATACGGATCATGAAATTAATTTTTCGAGTGTTTCTCGCAGGCGTCCAATGCGTTCCTTGCTCTCTTCTGAAACCGCGACCGGGTCATTCGCGCCGCAACCGGCGGCGTCCCCCGACAGCGAGGCCAGAAGCCCCAGGCATTCGTCCTCGACGCGGCGCGAGAGGAAGCGGATTTCCTCGCGGCTTTTCGGCGTCGCCGTCCCGGCCTCGACCCGGCGGGAACGCGCCGCGGCAAGCGCGCGTTTCGCCAGCGGGGGTGCCCAGCGGCGGAGGATCAGGTACGAGAAGTAGGGAACGAGCAGGTAGAGGTTCGCGGCGGCCATGCCCAGGGAATAGGCAAACATCTCCGCGCTCGCGCTTTTACCCCAGGCGAACCAGAGTGCATTGACGAGCGAGAGCGAAATGAAGAATGACGCCCTGCCGCGCGGTATGCCTATCGCTGCGAAACCGGCGGAAAAAAGCAGCACAAAAAAGAGAAGCGCCAGCGCGCGCGGATCGACCAGATCGGCGATCGTGCGCACCACCG belongs to Spirochaetota bacterium and includes:
- the rmuC gene encoding DNA recombination protein RmuC; the encoded protein is MSPYLIIAVFAILVINLILLLFVLVRGGQQGGAYIEQRLAALEKNQERAEQGIKEEIARGRMEAAASARLGREEASGSLRLFSDSLLARMSEIAGLQKNQLDTFSQQLATLTAANETRLERMRATVEERLGSLQDDNTRKLEQMRATVDEKLQSTLEKRLGESFKLVSDRLEQVYRGLGEMQVLASNVGDLRKMLTNVKSRGTWGEIQLGALLDQILTAEQYESNVATKRGSRERVEFAIKLPGRGEDESGPVWLPIDAKFPQEDYQRLIEAQDQANARAAEEAAKGLELRIKASAKDIREKYLNPPETTDFGIMYLPTEGLYAEVIRRSGLTETLQRDYRVVVAGPTTLAALLNSLQMGFRTLAIEKRSSEVWALLGAVKLEFGRFGDILDRTQQKLREASNTIEDAARKSRTIERKLKKVQEMPVLETAGLLAEDDEGEGA
- the gpmI gene encoding 2,3-bisphosphoglycerate-independent phosphoglycerate mutase, translating into MKKLKPSTWLTRNGPVVLIIMDGIGIGRQDHTNAFFAARTPCLDRLIAGGMATTLMAHGNAVGLPGDDDMGNSEVGHNALGAGRIFDQGAKLVNAAVASGSLFASDLWRRLVSRPSSTGAALHLIGLLSDGNVHSHIDQLFALVSACHRDGVRRVRVHILLDGRDVPETSALIYIDRLEEFLAGFVRDGNDYRIASGGGRMVTTMDRYEADWSIVQRGWEAHVLGRARKFKSAREAIETFRAEETGIADQYLPAFTIADGTGTPVGPVMDGDSVILFNFRGDRAIQLSRAFDEGTFNSFDRMRRPDVIFAGMMEYDGDLKIPHNYLVRPPSIDSSISEYLALAGRRQYAVSETQKFGHVTYFWNGNRSGRFDENTETYEEIPSDRVQFDQRPWMKAAEITDSMLGALKSGRYDFLRLNFANGDMVGHTGNFHSSVIAAETVDLCIARLLPAIAARGGFALITADHGNIDQMYELAADGSIKTDKITGRSLNKTSHTLNPVPFIVYDPSFAGEYRMRAFSEPPGLANVAATLLCFLGHEPPDDYLPPLIEPA
- the glgA gene encoding glycogen synthase GlgA; this encodes MKIAFATSEAYPFAKTGGLADVSNALPVALARRGHDVRIIMPRYYVVDRERYGLRVVGGPLGVPLGGGEKWAAVLESRHIPEVPVYFIEHEFYFGRDGLYDDGHTAYADNAERFIFFCRGVMRALKDIGFVPDIIHCNDWQTGLIPVYHKTLYKNDPFFDKSATVMTVHNAGYQGVFPAEHFHLTRLDPGLFTDDGLEFFNQMNFLKGGVLFADAVTTVSRKYADELSTPDFGYDLTDVFQKVKGRFRGITNGVDYSRWNPETDPFIPARYSRKTIDGKWACREALQQKMGIDIDPAAALAGTISRVTYQKGMDVLADTLRPLLADENLQFVLLGQGDDWILDRFAELKRLFPGRVGLFRGYDEGLSHLIEAGLDIYLMPSRYEPCGLNQMYSMRYGTIPVVRATGGLDDTVVEWDDKSLRGNGFKFAELTEKALYEKIRYVIRCFHNTRSWKALQRNAMEFSYSWSDASVEYEKMYEAIHAAARTRGGSPAVGKGRGKSNA
- a CDS encoding 4Fe-4S binding protein, whose amino-acid sequence is MSQRPAWWLPVLAKIWPITWMSAKATTWPVVGGLIARLTLPLFSGRNFNVSYIPINETLTPPGSTPLPVAVVEELIRRSAHRVIINKCTCRDARQCDAHPVGMGCTLLGEGAREIDERIARHVSVDEAIDHLHATLRDGLIPMTGRVKIDNFIWGVRDRGKLLTICHCCRCCCTILNSGKYFPATASASLVPLKGVGISVDRSLCTRCGTCVTECFMGAISMSGGFPAHDTALCKACGRCDAVCPSGATRISINDVNAAIDEIVGRIRERINFE
- a CDS encoding 4Fe-4S binding protein, encoding MNPFRYGPGRRFVKTAVWLSWPIIVAAKRLSAFPVFKWIINPFFAYPHNEVTAIPINVSLPAPDSAPLPRRLVERVIRGASEIFILDECICRGKLDCANHPKTIGCMALGSAVGRMHPSHGHRATIDEAFGHVKNAADAGLVANVAHVWIDPLAFMLTPFNRLMFICFCDDCCCLYRTHMKRRGPNLDRAYRRLPGISITLDAASCDGCGICAERCFVAAIRMENGKPVMGPDCKGCGRCVELCPRGALSLVLAEEETLAGRLLERINRLADIGPGQDKEPKSG
- a CDS encoding STAS domain-containing protein — encoded protein: MEITRSTGRKVAIIHLSGIFEYHDESKLLTAMRHSVEEAPDLVAIDLAGVDNLNSACMAALLSMLKIADEARLHFILYGMNARVHMLIEKVFSRDYVPLLSTEEFAERYL
- a CDS encoding YlbF family regulator, with the protein product MEEILNKANELGLMIRGTDLYRRYEELSVKMDADDAAKKLLEEYARVSEELYVKESSGGPIEVDEKKGFQELTEKVSQNQLIKEYIATQSYFLNLMMQIQKIISEPVGEPVEQARIIKPNSGGKIITDF
- the thiD gene encoding bifunctional hydroxymethylpyrimidine kinase/phosphomethylpyrimidine kinase, encoding MTIPRVLTIAGSDSGGGAGIQADIKTITVLGGFGMTVITALTAQNTTGVQGVLDIPVEFIERQFDSVLSDIGADAAKTGMLSSSEIIKAVVSKIREYGIDRLVVDPVMVAKGGAHLLRDEARESLMRDLLPLALVATPNVPEATALCGHPIESVDDMKKAARKIRDMGARNVVVKGGHLDGDAIDILFDGKDFHTFSVERVVTGDTHGTGCTYSAAIATALARGEEVYGAVESAKRYITAAIRNSLRLGSGHGPTNHLSPILS